The genomic DNA CACCCATAGCGTGACCAATAAAGCCTTTCGTATTATTCACATAGGTTGTCGCTGAGGAACCAAAAACTTCGTTAATGGCTTTCGATTCTTGGATGTCACCCGCACTCGTACCGGTTGCGTGAGTATTTACGATGTTGATGTCATGTGCCGAGAGCCCCGCTTTACCTAAAGCTTTATTCATGCATTGAGCTTGGCGTTCGTTATTTGGTAAAACAAAATTTGTTGCATCAGAGTTAATGTGATAACCCGTTATCTCACCATAAATCTTGGCGCCACGTGCCAAGGCATCATCTAAGCGTTCCAAAGTGTAAAGCGCTCCACCTTCAGAAATCACAATACCATTGCGATCGACATCAAAAGGACGACTCGCTTTTTCAGCAACTTCATTCTCGGCCAAAGCCCCCTGACTCTTAAACGCAGCAAAAATACCAAATGTATGAATACTCTCAGAAATACCACCTGCGAGAGCTACATCAACTTCACCCAAGAGCAACTGTTGTAGTCCATTGATCAAACCCACATTACCAGCTGCACAAGCTGCACCTAAACAGTAATGCGGCCCCGTGAGACCAAACTTAACTGTAACTTCACCAGCTGGATTATTTGCAACAGTTCTTGGATTATGGTGATGCGTCCAATATTTCACATCGTAATCAAATTTACTTAAATTATAAACTTCGTTTTCAGTCTCAACGTTTCCGTGCTCCGTTGTACCGACAAACACACCAACTCGCGAACGATCAATTGACTCTAAATCTAAACCTGCATCTGCTAAAGATTCTCCAGCACAATAAATACTAACTGAACCTGCACGTGTACCGACACGAAGTTCTTTTTTTGTCTGATATTTAAGCTTATCAAAGTCACAGGCTCCAGCAAAAGTATCACCTATATACCTTATATTATAGTCACTTATCCCCGACACTCCGTCTAAAAGGTTTTGACGGTATTCTTGCAAGTTATTTCCGTTGGGAGACGTTAGTCCCACACCAGTAATAACTATGCGAGCAGAAGGCGCTTTATCTTTTGTCTTAGCTTGCAAAATTTTATCCTAATTTATGTACTTGTTCATTCAATAAAACATAAGAATATCGCCAACTTAATACTAATACAACTTTATAAAGCACATTCTTCCAAGATACTGAGCTGTTGACAGGGCAGTTTTAAACATTATACTACTCGCCGT from Lentisphaera araneosa HTCC2155 includes the following:
- a CDS encoding beta-ketoacyl-[acyl-carrier-protein] synthase family protein, which translates into the protein MQAKTKDKAPSARIVITGVGLTSPNGNNLQEYRQNLLDGVSGISDYNIRYIGDTFAGACDFDKLKYQTKKELRVGTRAGSVSIYCAGESLADAGLDLESIDRSRVGVFVGTTEHGNVETENEVYNLSKFDYDVKYWTHHHNPRTVANNPAGEVTVKFGLTGPHYCLGAACAAGNVGLINGLQQLLLGEVDVALAGGISESIHTFGIFAAFKSQGALAENEVAEKASRPFDVDRNGIVISEGGALYTLERLDDALARGAKIYGEITGYHINSDATNFVLPNNERQAQCMNKALGKAGLSAHDINIVNTHATGTSAGDIQESKAINEVFGSSATTYVNNTKGFIGHAMGGAGALELAGNLLSFEDNKVHACMNVDNVDPECAVNNLVTKEPIQLESVDHILNNSFGMLGINSALIVSRFLD